Proteins encoded in a region of the uncultured Fibrobacter sp. genome:
- a CDS encoding response regulator transcription factor, with protein MSQNFKILIVEDEEIIRLGLQDNFEMEGYTVETACDGEEAIAKSDSYQPHLVLLDLMIPKKSGFEVCRYIRNKHPETYIIMLTAKTEETSKVAGLEMGADDYVTKPFSILELLARVKAFKRRIEPQNNATAVAVPDVLEFANIKVDVKKFEATKGGVPLDLTTREYLILKYFWGHRGEVILREDLLKEIWGYTDENMPSTRTVDNHIANLRRKIEDDLADPKIIISVRGAGYKFDA; from the coding sequence ATGTCACAGAATTTCAAAATCCTGATTGTAGAAGACGAAGAAATTATCCGTCTGGGGCTACAGGACAACTTCGAAATGGAAGGCTACACCGTAGAAACGGCCTGCGACGGTGAAGAGGCGATTGCAAAGTCCGACAGTTACCAGCCGCACCTGGTGCTACTGGACCTGATGATTCCGAAAAAGAGCGGATTCGAAGTCTGCCGCTATATCCGAAACAAGCACCCGGAAACCTACATCATTATGCTCACGGCAAAGACCGAAGAAACGAGCAAGGTGGCAGGCCTTGAAATGGGTGCCGACGATTACGTCACCAAGCCGTTTTCGATTCTGGAGCTCCTTGCCCGCGTGAAAGCCTTCAAGCGCCGCATCGAGCCGCAGAACAACGCCACGGCCGTTGCGGTTCCCGACGTTCTGGAATTTGCAAACATCAAGGTCGACGTCAAGAAATTCGAAGCCACCAAGGGCGGCGTTCCGCTGGACCTCACCACCCGCGAATACCTGATTCTCAAGTATTTCTGGGGACACCGCGGCGAAGTCATTCTGCGCGAAGACTTGCTCAAGGAAATCTGGGGCTACACCGACGAGAACATGCCTTCGACGCGCACGGTAGATAACCACATCGCCAACTTGCGCCGTAAAATCGAGGACGACCTCGCCGATCCGAAAATCATTATCTCTGTAAGAGGAGCAGGATATAAGTTTGATGCGTAA